The following proteins come from a genomic window of Trinickia caryophylli:
- the tssG gene encoding type VI secretion system baseplate subunit TssG: MNFMQLCRLIEVRISGALRSGETTLDGEDALSGGMPGFGTRDTAAHEPVRFRPRPRIGFPAGEIASVEFDDERPDVPPTVRTTFMGLYGVDAAMPSHMIDDIVLREEGHDVVEAFLDQFNHRFVTLLYRAWKKYRYPESFRPGGSDVHSRNLLCLAGFGWGDKPGRAGVPDSRMLALLALLIQRTRTSEGLAGVVALAVPGAGVRVDEFFPTTTRTGQQRPLASASRNPVSDPGGRQGLGGGYVLGRKMTYRNRAVRVTLRPVDARQAHDLLPGAWLNRELIAFVQLYMGVKADVHLRMEISSRLAPQPTVGSSPAGPAPRLGWTTVLPADDARLINIALGVYEAFPTLEPNPHLTPSHV, from the coding sequence ATGAACTTCATGCAGCTATGCCGGCTGATCGAGGTGCGCATATCCGGCGCTCTGCGCTCCGGAGAAACGACGCTCGACGGGGAGGACGCGCTTTCAGGGGGCATGCCGGGCTTCGGCACGCGCGATACGGCAGCGCATGAGCCCGTACGCTTCCGGCCGCGCCCGCGCATTGGTTTCCCTGCCGGCGAGATCGCATCCGTAGAGTTCGACGACGAGCGCCCCGATGTGCCGCCGACCGTGCGCACGACGTTCATGGGTCTTTATGGCGTCGATGCGGCGATGCCTTCGCACATGATCGACGACATCGTGCTGCGCGAGGAGGGGCACGATGTCGTCGAGGCGTTTCTTGACCAGTTCAACCATCGTTTCGTCACACTGCTGTACCGCGCGTGGAAAAAGTACCGCTACCCGGAAAGTTTCCGTCCTGGCGGAAGCGACGTGCATTCGCGCAACCTGCTGTGCCTGGCCGGTTTCGGGTGGGGCGACAAGCCAGGGCGTGCGGGAGTGCCCGATTCGCGGATGCTGGCGCTGCTGGCGCTGCTGATCCAGCGCACGCGTACGTCCGAAGGGCTCGCAGGCGTCGTCGCGCTCGCCGTACCGGGGGCCGGCGTGCGTGTCGATGAATTCTTCCCGACAACGACGCGCACGGGACAACAGCGGCCGCTGGCGTCCGCGAGTCGGAACCCCGTGTCGGATCCTGGCGGGCGCCAGGGGCTCGGAGGAGGCTACGTGCTTGGCCGGAAGATGACCTATCGCAATCGCGCGGTGCGCGTCACGCTGCGGCCGGTCGACGCGCGGCAGGCTCATGATCTTCTGCCCGGCGCATGGTTGAATCGCGAGCTGATCGCGTTCGTCCAGTTGTACATGGGTGTGAAGGCCGACGTGCACCTGCGCATGGAGATTTCCTCGCGGCTGGCGCCGCAGCCCACCGTCGGATCGTCGCCAGCAGGACCGGCGCCGCGCCTCGGGTGGACCACCGTGCTGCCTGCCGACGATGCGCGCCTGATCAACATTGCGCTCGGCGTGTACGAAGCGTTCCCCACGCTCGAACCCAATCCACACCTTACGCCAAGCCATGTCTAA
- the tssF gene encoding type VI secretion system baseplate subunit TssF, which yields MENDDPILRYYEAEMRYLRESGKEFAKAHPDRARLLNLDRVGDRDPYVERLHEGFAFLTGRLQQKLDDELPELTEGLVSLLWPHYLRMIPSLSVVELVPLAEKLQKTEVVSAGVPVRSAPIAVPPVAGAEGTTPKTVQCLYRTTQAVTLQPLSITHAGATVRHDGRSVIQLGFTLDRSARREETDLSRLRLYLNADLPTAFAMHLALTRQVDSIAWRIPEVRNGEVVPLAGVTLEPAGFSTEERLWPKADAAFSGYQLLLEYFTFREKFLFVDLCGLDVRKLPEGATGFELEIVLKHAYPSDQRFDADNIRLFCAPVINLFELDAEPIEIDHHETEYRVVPAGHQGEHVETYSVDAIEAFDHDTAERYEYVPFATFRHRGGMLRHEAPERYFHARVRPGMSGLHESWVVLGGHAWETMATLPEESLSLRVTGTNGMLPRKGLREASLNEIAVSTQNVVGVRNLVAPTLPLYPPTGDRFQWRVLSHLAPNFLSMMNAEVLRGALALYDWTNDELNRRRLAGIAWVSQELLEEVSGGSVERGVLIEVTLDSHAFAGDGDVMLFGELLHRFFALYAEINLFTKLSIVTLPSQTRTVWPRSKAQRATL from the coding sequence ATGGAAAACGACGATCCCATCCTGCGCTACTACGAAGCGGAGATGCGCTATCTGCGCGAGTCGGGCAAGGAATTCGCGAAGGCCCATCCCGACCGGGCGCGCCTGCTCAACCTCGATCGCGTGGGCGATCGCGATCCCTATGTGGAGCGGCTTCATGAGGGTTTCGCGTTTCTGACCGGACGCCTTCAGCAGAAGCTCGACGACGAACTTCCGGAACTCACCGAGGGATTGGTGAGCCTGTTATGGCCGCACTATCTGCGGATGATTCCGTCGTTGTCGGTCGTCGAACTCGTCCCGCTCGCGGAAAAGCTCCAGAAAACCGAAGTGGTGTCAGCGGGCGTACCGGTGCGTTCCGCGCCGATCGCGGTGCCCCCAGTGGCGGGTGCCGAGGGCACGACGCCGAAGACGGTGCAGTGCCTGTATCGAACCACGCAGGCCGTGACGTTGCAGCCACTCTCCATCACCCATGCCGGGGCGACCGTGCGTCACGACGGTCGCTCGGTGATCCAGCTTGGCTTCACGCTCGATCGGTCGGCCCGCCGCGAGGAAACGGATCTTTCGCGGCTGCGCCTATACCTCAATGCGGACCTGCCGACCGCGTTCGCGATGCATCTCGCGCTCACGCGTCAGGTCGATTCGATCGCGTGGCGTATTCCGGAAGTCCGTAACGGCGAAGTCGTGCCGCTTGCCGGCGTCACGCTCGAACCGGCCGGGTTCTCGACCGAAGAGCGGTTATGGCCGAAGGCCGACGCTGCATTCTCGGGATACCAGCTGCTGCTCGAATACTTTACCTTCCGCGAGAAGTTTCTGTTCGTCGACCTCTGTGGGCTCGATGTTAGGAAGCTGCCGGAGGGGGCGACCGGCTTCGAACTCGAGATCGTGCTGAAGCACGCTTATCCTTCCGACCAGCGTTTCGATGCGGATAACATTCGGCTCTTCTGTGCGCCGGTCATCAACCTGTTCGAGCTCGACGCCGAGCCGATCGAGATCGACCACCACGAGACGGAATATCGTGTGGTGCCGGCCGGCCACCAGGGCGAGCATGTCGAGACGTATTCGGTCGACGCGATCGAGGCGTTCGACCACGATACCGCCGAGCGCTACGAATACGTGCCGTTCGCGACCTTCCGGCATCGCGGCGGCATGCTGCGCCACGAAGCACCGGAGCGGTATTTTCATGCGCGCGTGCGCCCCGGCATGTCCGGGCTGCACGAGAGTTGGGTTGTTCTCGGCGGCCACGCATGGGAAACGATGGCGACGCTTCCCGAGGAAAGCCTTTCATTGCGGGTGACGGGCACGAACGGCATGCTGCCGCGCAAGGGGCTGCGCGAAGCCAGTCTCAATGAAATCGCGGTCAGCACGCAGAATGTCGTGGGCGTGAGGAACCTCGTTGCGCCGACTCTGCCGCTCTATCCGCCCACAGGCGACCGCTTCCAGTGGCGGGTGCTGTCGCATCTGGCGCCCAACTTTCTGTCGATGATGAACGCCGAGGTGTTGCGCGGCGCGCTTGCGCTTTACGACTGGACCAACGACGAGCTGAACCGCCGTCGGCTGGCCGGCATCGCGTGGGTATCGCAGGAACTGCTCGAGGAGGTGTCGGGCGGCTCGGTCGAGCGGGGTGTACTGATCGAGGTGACGCTCGATTCGCATGCCTTTGCGGGTGACGGCGACGTGATGCTGTTCGGCGAGCTGCTGCATCGTTTCTTCGCGCTGTATGCCGAAATCAACCTGTTCACGAAGCTGTCGATCGTGACCCTGCCGTCGCAGACCCGCACGGTCTGGCCGCGCAGCAAAGCACAACGGGCGACGCTGTGA
- a CDS encoding (2Fe-2S)-binding protein, which produces MISLNVNGVRHTLNLDPSTPLLYALRNDLELNGAKFGCGLGQCGACTVIVDDKPVFSCLLPVSAIGERQVRTIESLGTAEHPGPLQRAFVRHQAAQCGYCIAGMIMRAQALLERNPKPSEEEIRAHMSPNLCRCGTHMRILAAIREAVGLDDPHAAPAVIEKKALR; this is translated from the coding sequence ATGATTTCCCTCAACGTGAACGGCGTGCGGCACACGCTGAATCTCGACCCTTCGACACCGCTGCTCTATGCGTTGCGCAACGACCTCGAGCTGAATGGCGCAAAGTTCGGCTGCGGGCTCGGGCAGTGCGGGGCGTGTACCGTCATCGTCGACGACAAACCGGTGTTCTCGTGCCTGCTGCCGGTGAGCGCCATCGGCGAAAGACAGGTCCGCACGATCGAAAGCCTCGGCACGGCCGAGCATCCCGGGCCGCTGCAACGCGCGTTCGTCAGGCATCAGGCGGCGCAGTGCGGCTACTGCATCGCGGGGATGATCATGCGGGCGCAGGCGCTGCTCGAACGCAACCCCAAGCCGAGCGAGGAAGAGATCCGCGCCCACATGTCCCCGAACCTCTGCCGTTGCGGAACCCATATGCGGATACTCGCGGCGATCCGCGAGGCGGTCGGACTCGACGATCCGCATGCCGCACCCGCGGTTATCGAAAAAAAGGCATTGCGATGA
- the tssJ gene encoding type VI secretion system lipoprotein TssJ, which yields MSIRCAISTAASVLLLSACGAWQSVSDASSSAYHAVFFKQVKVLDVDLSAREALNPDDAGRATSVAVRVYQLKDRAMFDGASYEDLLNNDRTVLAQDLQASMASVLNPGASASLSQPMQADTKFVAIVAFYRNPGNGGGWKYVIEKKKLSADKPLKLELVDQLLIASGGAPQSTAR from the coding sequence ATGTCCATCCGTTGCGCCATCTCAACCGCTGCATCAGTCCTGCTGCTGTCGGCCTGCGGCGCATGGCAGTCCGTCTCCGACGCCTCATCGAGTGCCTATCACGCTGTTTTTTTTAAGCAGGTCAAGGTGCTCGACGTCGATCTGTCCGCCCGCGAAGCGTTGAATCCGGACGACGCGGGCCGTGCGACGTCGGTCGCCGTGCGCGTGTATCAGCTCAAGGACCGGGCGATGTTTGACGGCGCCTCGTATGAGGATCTCCTGAACAACGACCGGACGGTGCTCGCACAGGACCTGCAGGCAAGCATGGCTTCCGTGCTGAACCCGGGCGCGTCGGCCAGCCTTTCTCAGCCGATGCAGGCCGACACGAAGTTCGTGGCGATCGTTGCGTTCTACCGTAACCCGGGCAATGGAGGCGGCTGGAAATACGTGATCGAAAAGAAAAAGCTGAGTGCCGATAAGCCACTGAAGCTCGAATTGGTCGACCAGTTGCTCATTGCGTCCGGTGGTGCGCCTCAGAGTACTGCTCGATGA
- a CDS encoding LysR family transcriptional regulator, with product MKLSFEALEALDAIDRTGTFAEAAELLHRAPSSLTYLVQKLESDLDVELFDRSGRRAKLTHAGRVVVEEGRRLLNAAEQLELKARRIQDGWETELRLCIDEILPFDALWPHVHAFYDLEMDTRLRLSTEVLGGSWDALLTRRADLVVGAAGDPPQLPHIVARPVGTLRHVFAVSPDHPLARLPEPLTMETIVRYRGAVISDTSRELQPRSIATGNGQPVIAVPTLAAKLAAQCEGLAVGTLPECIARRAIEAGRLVARRVTNMREETCCYLAWRDDEAGRALHWWVEQLDRPDLVERFTARI from the coding sequence ATGAAGCTGTCCTTCGAAGCCCTTGAAGCGCTTGACGCCATCGACCGTACCGGCACTTTCGCCGAAGCGGCCGAACTGCTGCATCGCGCGCCGTCGTCGCTTACCTACCTTGTACAAAAGCTCGAAAGCGATCTCGACGTCGAACTGTTCGATCGCAGCGGCAGACGCGCGAAGCTCACCCATGCGGGGCGGGTTGTCGTGGAAGAGGGGCGGCGGCTGCTGAACGCCGCCGAGCAGTTGGAGCTGAAGGCACGGCGCATTCAGGACGGCTGGGAAACCGAGTTGCGCCTATGCATCGACGAAATCCTGCCCTTCGATGCGCTATGGCCTCACGTGCATGCGTTCTACGATCTCGAGATGGACACACGCCTGCGGCTGTCCACGGAGGTGCTCGGCGGCAGTTGGGATGCACTCCTCACGCGCCGCGCGGACCTCGTAGTGGGCGCGGCCGGCGACCCGCCGCAGTTGCCTCACATCGTCGCCCGCCCGGTGGGAACGCTGCGCCACGTGTTCGCGGTCTCCCCCGACCATCCGCTCGCACGGCTACCCGAGCCTTTGACGATGGAAACGATCGTCCGCTATCGCGGCGCCGTGATCAGCGATACGTCCCGGGAGCTGCAGCCGCGCTCGATCGCCACGGGCAACGGTCAGCCCGTGATTGCCGTCCCCACGCTCGCCGCGAAGCTCGCGGCTCAATGCGAAGGGCTGGCTGTCGGAACCTTGCCGGAATGCATCGCCCGACGGGCGATCGAAGCAGGCAGGCTCGTCGCTCGGCGCGTGACGAACATGCGCGAGGAAACCTGCTGCTATCTTGCCTGGCGTGACGACGAAGCCGGCCGGGCGCTGCACTGGTGGGTCGAACAACTCGATCGTCCCGATCTGGTCGAGCGCTTCACTGCCCGGATCTGA
- a CDS encoding ATP-binding protein, with product MLPNDALAMIQVGQLHVFLQSREIRSHGGAVQIGSRAFDIFELLIQARGALVSKEAIMREVWPDTVVQENNLQVHIAALRKALREDRDLIVTVPGRGYRLLGVRGEPPPAPGTAAGVPAAIPRSMPPSSSTLVGRQSSIDNIVAALDTARVVTLVGAGGIGKTRVALEVASRVRARFADGVAFVPLATASDPGSALGVLADSLGVALAERPVSLAAICAGLAGRHTLIVLDNCEHLIDMAAHMADAMTAANGTLHVLATSREALRIEQERLHQVPPLDVPGEDDGREGILRASAVQLFLARAQARDPRFELDDFGLALAALICRRLDGIPLAIELAAARAAVLGLDVLTAHLADHFSILSGGFRTALPRHQTLKAMLDWSYRLLDGAQRVLLRWLGVFANGFSFDAACEVLWEQGYSRAEVLDALEGLVSKSLVVREREGAPARYRLLEITRAYALQQLDDHGERKAAEHAYTRYLERRALRRELTSVPSEVWRHCEAIGAAIGEAMDEPAAYVPSLGIRQRSGEAGEPVRSGQ from the coding sequence ATGCTCCCGAACGACGCACTCGCAATGATTCAGGTTGGACAACTTCATGTCTTTCTGCAAAGTCGCGAAATTCGTTCCCATGGCGGCGCGGTGCAGATCGGCAGCCGCGCGTTCGATATCTTCGAGCTATTGATCCAAGCGCGCGGCGCGCTGGTCTCGAAAGAGGCGATCATGCGCGAAGTCTGGCCCGACACCGTCGTACAGGAAAACAATCTGCAAGTGCATATTGCGGCGCTTCGCAAGGCGCTTCGGGAGGACCGCGATCTGATCGTCACCGTGCCGGGCCGCGGCTATCGGCTCCTCGGGGTTCGGGGCGAGCCGCCGCCCGCGCCGGGGACGGCAGCGGGCGTGCCGGCCGCGATACCGCGCAGCATGCCCCCTTCCTCATCCACGCTCGTTGGCCGCCAGAGCTCGATCGACAACATCGTGGCGGCGCTCGATACGGCGCGTGTCGTCACGCTGGTCGGCGCGGGCGGAATAGGCAAGACCCGCGTCGCGTTGGAAGTGGCGTCGCGCGTGAGGGCGCGTTTTGCCGACGGCGTGGCGTTTGTGCCGCTCGCCACGGCATCGGACCCGGGTAGCGCCCTCGGTGTCCTTGCGGACTCGCTCGGCGTGGCCCTGGCCGAGCGGCCGGTTTCGCTGGCAGCGATCTGCGCCGGCTTGGCGGGCCGGCACACGCTGATCGTTCTCGACAACTGCGAGCATCTGATCGACATGGCGGCCCATATGGCCGATGCGATGACGGCGGCCAACGGTACGCTGCATGTGCTTGCCACGAGTCGCGAGGCGCTGCGCATCGAACAGGAGCGGCTCCACCAAGTGCCGCCGCTCGACGTCCCCGGCGAAGACGACGGCCGCGAAGGGATATTGCGGGCCAGCGCGGTTCAGCTCTTTCTCGCGCGTGCGCAGGCGAGAGACCCGAGGTTCGAGCTGGATGATTTCGGCCTCGCGCTGGCTGCACTGATCTGTCGGCGCCTCGATGGTATTCCGCTTGCGATCGAGCTTGCGGCCGCGCGGGCGGCGGTGTTGGGCCTCGACGTGCTGACGGCGCATCTCGCCGATCATTTTTCGATTCTGAGCGGCGGTTTCAGGACGGCGCTGCCGCGTCATCAGACTTTGAAGGCGATGCTCGATTGGAGCTACCGGCTACTCGACGGCGCGCAGCGCGTCCTGCTGCGCTGGCTCGGGGTGTTCGCGAACGGGTTCTCGTTCGATGCAGCCTGCGAGGTGCTCTGGGAGCAGGGTTACTCGAGGGCCGAGGTGCTCGATGCACTGGAGGGCCTCGTGTCCAAGTCGCTTGTCGTTCGCGAGCGCGAGGGAGCCCCCGCCCGCTACCGCCTGCTCGAGATCACGCGCGCCTATGCGCTGCAGCAGCTCGACGATCATGGCGAACGCAAGGCCGCCGAGCACGCTTATACGCGCTACCTGGAGCGTCGAGCGCTGCGGCGCGAACTCACGAGCGTGCCGAGCGAAGTATGGCGGCACTGCGAGGCGATCGGCGCGGCGATTGGCGAAGCCATGGATGAACCGGCGGCGTACGTTCCGTCGCTCGGCATCCGGCAACGCAGTGGAGAGGCTGGCGAGCCGGTCAGATCCGGGCAGTGA
- a CDS encoding c-type cytochrome — MNRKRVWLAAGGLVAIGIALAVGVMYEPAIAPIAPPPPTAFEPTLKREGARIVALGDCAVCHTSKNGKPFAGGLPLATPFGTIYATNITPDAATGIGRWSERAFARALRRGISRDGHQLYPAFPYVHFTRMSDRDIAAAYAYLMSREPVSAATPPNRLIFPLNFRPLVAFWNILFLRAGPREPDAARDAEWNRGRLLVDGLGHCAACHSPLNAIGGEKPGWAFDGGLVDGWEAPPLNRLAQAVKPWTKAQLTTYLRTGLAPEHGAAAGPMLPVTRELATVPVEDVQAIATYVLSLQQKGSAGSENSEGAGGANAHAVAADMLSTAQRQGAVLFAASCAQCHGPASPMQAIGLRPSLAWSTAVNASTPRNAIQTIRHGIDWHGEDAINYMPAFRDVYDDEQIASLAAYVRQAYSTKPAWANTADMAATLEKEDSAR; from the coding sequence ATGAATCGCAAACGGGTATGGCTCGCTGCGGGCGGACTGGTTGCCATAGGCATCGCGCTCGCGGTCGGCGTCATGTACGAGCCGGCCATCGCGCCGATCGCCCCGCCGCCCCCCACGGCGTTCGAGCCCACGCTCAAGCGCGAGGGTGCGCGCATCGTCGCACTCGGCGATTGCGCGGTCTGCCACACGTCGAAGAACGGCAAACCGTTCGCAGGCGGGCTGCCGCTCGCGACGCCGTTCGGCACGATCTACGCGACGAACATCACGCCCGACGCCGCCACGGGTATCGGCCGATGGTCCGAGCGCGCGTTTGCGCGCGCATTGCGGCGCGGCATCTCACGCGATGGCCATCAGCTCTACCCCGCATTCCCGTACGTTCACTTCACGCGGATGTCCGACCGCGACATCGCCGCGGCTTACGCCTACCTCATGAGCCGCGAGCCGGTGAGCGCAGCGACGCCCCCGAATCGGCTGATCTTCCCGCTGAACTTCCGCCCATTGGTCGCGTTCTGGAACATTCTGTTCCTCAGGGCAGGCCCGCGCGAGCCAGACGCCGCCCGCGACGCGGAATGGAACAGGGGCAGGCTGCTCGTCGACGGGCTCGGCCATTGCGCCGCGTGCCACTCCCCGCTGAACGCGATAGGCGGCGAAAAACCGGGGTGGGCATTCGACGGCGGCCTCGTCGACGGCTGGGAGGCGCCGCCGCTCAACAGGCTCGCACAGGCCGTCAAACCGTGGACCAAAGCGCAGCTCACCACGTATCTACGCACCGGACTCGCGCCGGAGCATGGTGCCGCAGCCGGCCCGATGCTGCCGGTCACGCGGGAACTGGCCACCGTACCGGTGGAAGACGTCCAGGCCATCGCCACCTACGTCCTGTCGCTGCAACAGAAGGGCTCTGCGGGCAGCGAGAATAGCGAAGGCGCGGGTGGTGCGAACGCCCATGCAGTCGCGGCAGACATGCTTTCAACCGCGCAACGGCAAGGCGCGGTGCTCTTCGCCGCGTCATGTGCCCAATGTCACGGCCCGGCGTCGCCGATGCAGGCGATCGGCCTGCGACCCTCGCTGGCCTGGAGCACGGCGGTGAACGCATCGACACCGCGCAACGCGATTCAGACGATCCGCCACGGCATCGACTGGCACGGCGAAGACGCGATCAACTACATGCCCGCTTTCCGCGACGTCTATGACGACGAGCAGATCGCGAGCCTTGCCGCCTACGTGCGGCAAGCCTACTCGACGAAACCGGCGTGGGCGAATACCGCGGACATGGCGGCCACGCTCGAAAAGGAGGACAGCGCGCGATGA
- a CDS encoding xanthine dehydrogenase family protein molybdopterin-binding subunit codes for MSRQTNDPASCVREDTLDEGRRRFMISGALFVTFTMVPSVEALAQEVIADEGAAVHISKATQALAGSLKTNPLLDAWIKIAPNGAVTVFTGKVELGTGVRTALLQVAAEELDMNPASITFLTADTGASPDEGLTAGSHTMADSGTALLNAAAQVRDLLVRAAARRLGVDAATLTTSNAVIQAADGRTMTYGEAVGFVDLHRQAAPDSPLKDPTAFRVIGTSLPRLEIPAKVTGGASYVQDLRMPGMLHARVVMPPSYDAKLLDFDERTILSMPGVVRIVRNGSFLAVVARGEWQAVTAQRALSATSRWTPGRPLPDPATVHHDLKQLATRQIKIADQHEPAAPAVKTLNARFIKRYLMHGSIGPSCAVAVSRKGEMTVWTHSQGVYPLRDALAEMLSLPKENVRCIHTEGSGCYGHNGADDVAAHAALIAAALPDQPIRVQWMREQEHTWDHFAPAMVTELSASLDAQGNIVDWKYALWSSSHNERIVNAGRLLPARMLEKPFVPAPSEPMLQPEGGGDRNAIPLYALPNVYVMNNFSPTMPLQTSAMRSLGAHTNVFSIESMMDELAHAAGIDPVAFRLRHMRDPRARETITLAAKQFGWPRPPRARNRGVGFAFGKYKNLMAYVAMAVDISVVPETGQVTLEHAHVVVDAGQIVNPDGIRNQIEGGVIQSASWTLYEALRYDTERIRSFDWSSYPILRFPVVPKNLTVHLIDRPGAPFLGVAEASMGPTAGALANALFDATGKRPREMPMAGESLRRQIGV; via the coding sequence ATGAGCCGTCAAACGAATGATCCGGCAAGCTGCGTACGAGAAGACACCCTCGACGAGGGCCGCCGCCGCTTCATGATATCGGGGGCCCTCTTCGTCACGTTCACGATGGTGCCGAGCGTCGAGGCGCTGGCGCAGGAAGTGATCGCCGACGAGGGCGCGGCCGTTCACATATCGAAGGCAACCCAGGCGCTCGCCGGCAGCCTCAAGACGAACCCGCTGCTCGATGCATGGATCAAGATTGCGCCGAACGGCGCAGTGACCGTGTTCACGGGCAAGGTCGAGTTGGGCACCGGCGTACGCACCGCACTCTTGCAGGTGGCTGCGGAGGAACTCGACATGAACCCGGCGTCGATCACGTTTCTGACCGCCGATACGGGCGCATCCCCCGACGAGGGACTCACCGCCGGCAGTCATACGATGGCGGACAGCGGCACGGCGCTGCTCAACGCCGCAGCGCAGGTGCGCGACCTGCTCGTTCGCGCGGCGGCGCGCCGCCTCGGCGTGGATGCCGCCACGCTGACGACGAGCAATGCCGTCATCCAGGCCGCCGATGGGCGCACGATGACCTACGGCGAAGCGGTCGGATTCGTGGATCTGCACCGTCAGGCCGCGCCGGACTCCCCCCTCAAGGACCCGACGGCCTTCCGCGTCATCGGTACCTCGTTGCCGCGGCTCGAGATTCCGGCCAAAGTCACGGGCGGCGCGAGCTATGTCCAGGATCTGCGGATGCCCGGCATGCTGCACGCAAGAGTGGTGATGCCGCCGTCATACGACGCGAAGCTCCTCGATTTCGACGAGCGCACGATCCTCTCGATGCCGGGCGTGGTGCGCATCGTGCGCAACGGCAGCTTTCTCGCGGTGGTGGCGCGCGGCGAGTGGCAAGCCGTGACGGCACAGCGGGCGCTTTCGGCAACGAGCCGCTGGACCCCCGGTCGCCCGCTGCCCGATCCCGCCACCGTGCACCACGACCTGAAGCAGCTCGCCACCCGCCAGATCAAGATTGCGGACCAGCACGAGCCGGCCGCGCCGGCGGTAAAAACGCTGAATGCCCGCTTCATCAAGCGCTATCTGATGCACGGCTCGATCGGGCCGTCATGCGCAGTTGCTGTGTCGCGCAAGGGCGAAATGACGGTCTGGACTCACTCGCAAGGCGTCTATCCGCTGCGCGACGCGCTCGCGGAAATGCTCTCGCTGCCGAAGGAGAACGTGCGCTGCATCCACACCGAGGGTTCGGGCTGCTACGGTCATAACGGTGCCGACGACGTGGCCGCACACGCTGCCTTGATCGCCGCCGCCCTGCCCGATCAGCCGATCCGCGTGCAATGGATGCGCGAGCAGGAACACACCTGGGATCACTTTGCGCCGGCCATGGTGACCGAACTGAGCGCGTCGCTCGACGCGCAAGGGAACATCGTCGATTGGAAGTATGCGCTCTGGAGCAGTTCTCACAACGAGCGCATCGTCAATGCAGGCCGGCTGCTTCCCGCACGTATGCTCGAAAAGCCGTTCGTGCCCGCGCCTTCCGAGCCGATGCTGCAACCCGAAGGTGGCGGCGATCGCAACGCCATTCCGCTTTATGCGCTACCGAACGTGTACGTCATGAACAACTTCTCGCCGACGATGCCGCTTCAGACTTCGGCCATGCGCTCGCTCGGTGCGCATACGAACGTGTTCTCGATCGAAAGCATGATGGACGAGCTCGCGCATGCGGCGGGCATCGATCCCGTGGCGTTCCGACTGCGGCACATGCGGGACCCGCGCGCGCGAGAGACGATCACGCTCGCGGCGAAGCAGTTCGGCTGGCCGCGTCCGCCACGCGCACGCAATCGCGGCGTCGGCTTCGCATTCGGCAAATACAAGAACCTGATGGCGTACGTGGCGATGGCAGTGGACATATCGGTGGTGCCGGAAACCGGGCAGGTGACGCTCGAACACGCGCACGTAGTGGTGGATGCCGGCCAGATCGTCAACCCCGACGGAATCCGCAATCAGATCGAAGGGGGCGTGATTCAGTCGGCCAGTTGGACGTTGTACGAGGCGCTGCGCTACGACACCGAGCGCATCCGCAGCTTCGACTGGAGCAGCTATCCGATTCTGCGTTTCCCCGTCGTTCCGAAAAACCTCACGGTGCATCTGATCGACCGCCCAGGCGCGCCGTTCCTCGGCGTAGCGGAAGCATCCATGGGACCGACCGCCGGCGCGCTCGCGAACGCGCTCTTCGACGCGACGGGCAAACGCCCGCGCGAAATGCCAATGGCCGGCGAATCGCTGCGCCGGCAGATCGGAGTCTGA